The following coding sequences lie in one Frigoribacterium sp. SL97 genomic window:
- a CDS encoding excinuclease ABC subunit UvrA: MPDTAPPDVPDVPADAPADVHARGFVRVRGARENNLRAVDVDVPRDSIVAFTGVSGSGKSSLAFGTIFAEAQRRFFESVAPYARRLIAQGGAPHVDEITGLPPAVALQQRRGAPSSRSTVGTLTTLSNSMRMLYSRAGSYPAGADRLESDSFSPNTVAGACPRCHGLGVAHEVTEASAVLDPDLSIRDGAITAWPGAWQGKNLRDVTSVLGYDIDRPWRDLPQADRDWLLYTEEQPVVEVTPQRDRVAKPYKGRFWSARAFVLHTLADSQSETQRTKVLQYVESGPCSLCGGSGLTRAALAVTFAGRTIAELNALPIAELGDVLRPTATLTSASAAVSNASSGEVTEVAVRIASDLLARTTVLADLGLGYLSLGRATPTLSPGEMQRLRIATQLRSGLFGVVYVLDEPSAGLHPADAESLVEVLERLRASGNSVFVVEHDMSIVRRADWVVDVGPGAGSQGGAVLYSGPVAGLAGVADSVTRRFLDPSADGRAQGGSPVRREPTATLELRGVTRHNLDGVDVDLPLGVLTAVTGVSGSGKSTLVGGVLAETATSHERVDRVVQVDQKPIGRTPRSNLATYTGLFDAVRQAFAATDEARARGYGAGRFSFNVAGGRCEVCQGEGFVSVELLFLPGSYSPCPECHGARYNAETLEVTWHGATVADVLAMTVDEAATFLAEVTSASRALETLREVGLGYLRLGQPATELSGGEAQRIKLATELQRARSGHTLYLLDEPTTGLHPADVELLVTQLQLLVDAGNTVVVVEHHMGVVAASDHVIDLGPGGGDAGGRVLAVGTPERVAGATGSRTAPYLAAALPA, from the coding sequence ATGCCCGACACCGCCCCTCCCGATGTGCCCGACGTGCCCGCCGACGCCCCCGCGGACGTCCACGCCCGCGGTTTCGTCCGCGTCCGCGGCGCTCGCGAGAACAACCTGCGTGCGGTCGACGTCGACGTCCCGCGCGACAGCATCGTCGCGTTCACGGGAGTCTCGGGCTCGGGCAAGTCGTCGCTGGCCTTCGGCACGATCTTCGCCGAGGCGCAGCGCCGCTTCTTCGAGTCCGTCGCCCCCTACGCGCGGCGGCTGATCGCCCAGGGCGGCGCCCCTCACGTCGACGAGATCACCGGCCTGCCCCCGGCGGTCGCCCTGCAGCAGCGCCGCGGCGCGCCGAGCTCGCGGTCGACCGTCGGCACCCTGACCACCCTGTCGAACTCGATGCGGATGCTCTACTCGCGGGCCGGCAGCTACCCCGCGGGGGCCGACCGGCTCGAGTCCGACTCGTTCTCGCCGAACACGGTCGCGGGGGCCTGCCCGCGCTGCCACGGGCTCGGCGTCGCGCACGAGGTGACCGAGGCGTCCGCCGTCCTCGACCCCGACCTGAGCATCCGCGACGGCGCGATCACCGCCTGGCCGGGAGCCTGGCAGGGCAAGAACCTCCGCGACGTCACGAGCGTGCTCGGCTACGACATCGACCGCCCCTGGCGTGACCTGCCGCAGGCCGATCGCGACTGGCTGCTCTACACCGAGGAGCAGCCCGTCGTCGAGGTGACCCCCCAGCGCGACCGCGTCGCCAAGCCGTACAAGGGCCGCTTCTGGAGCGCCCGCGCCTTCGTCCTGCACACCCTCGCCGACTCGCAGAGCGAGACCCAGCGGACGAAGGTGCTGCAGTACGTCGAGAGCGGTCCCTGCTCGCTCTGCGGCGGCAGCGGCCTGACCCGGGCGGCGCTCGCCGTGACCTTCGCCGGCCGGACGATCGCCGAGCTCAACGCCCTGCCGATCGCCGAGCTGGGCGACGTCCTGCGGCCGACGGCGACCCTGACGAGTGCGTCGGCGGCGGTGTCGAACGCGTCGTCGGGCGAGGTCACCGAGGTCGCCGTCCGCATCGCCTCCGACCTGCTGGCCCGGACGACCGTGCTCGCCGACCTCGGGCTCGGCTACCTCAGCCTCGGCCGTGCGACGCCGACCCTGTCGCCGGGCGAGATGCAGCGGCTCCGCATCGCGACGCAGCTGCGCTCGGGCCTGTTCGGCGTCGTCTACGTGCTCGACGAGCCGAGCGCCGGCCTGCACCCCGCCGACGCCGAATCCCTCGTCGAGGTGCTCGAGCGGCTGCGGGCGAGCGGCAACTCGGTGTTCGTCGTCGAGCACGACATGAGCATCGTGCGTCGCGCCGACTGGGTCGTCGACGTCGGCCCGGGGGCCGGCAGCCAAGGAGGCGCGGTGCTCTACAGCGGGCCCGTCGCCGGGCTCGCCGGGGTCGCCGACTCCGTCACGAGGCGGTTCCTCGACCCCTCCGCCGACGGTCGCGCCCAGGGCGGGTCGCCCGTCCGCCGCGAACCGACCGCCACCCTCGAACTGCGTGGCGTCACCCGGCACAACCTCGACGGCGTCGACGTCGACCTGCCGCTGGGCGTCCTGACCGCGGTCACGGGGGTGTCGGGCTCGGGCAAGTCGACGCTGGTCGGCGGCGTGCTGGCCGAGACGGCGACGAGCCACGAGCGGGTCGACCGCGTCGTGCAGGTCGACCAGAAGCCGATCGGCCGGACTCCGCGGTCGAACCTCGCGACGTACACGGGCCTGTTCGACGCGGTGCGCCAGGCCTTCGCCGCGACCGACGAGGCACGGGCCCGGGGCTACGGCGCCGGACGCTTCTCGTTCAACGTCGCCGGGGGCCGCTGCGAGGTCTGCCAGGGCGAGGGCTTCGTCTCGGTCGAGCTGCTCTTCCTGCCCGGCAGCTACTCGCCGTGCCCCGAGTGCCACGGAGCCCGCTACAACGCCGAGACGCTCGAGGTCACCTGGCACGGCGCGACCGTGGCGGACGTGCTCGCGATGACGGTCGACGAGGCGGCGACGTTCCTCGCCGAGGTGACCAGCGCCTCCCGGGCCCTCGAGACGTTACGGGAGGTCGGGCTCGGCTACCTGCGACTCGGTCAGCCGGCCACCGAACTCTCGGGTGGCGAGGCGCAGCGCATCAAGCTCGCGACCGAACTGCAGCGGGCACGCTCGGGCCACACGCTCTACCTGCTCGACGAGCCCACGACGGGCCTGCACCCCGCCGACGTCGAGCTGCTCGTCACCCAGTTGCAGCTGCTCGTCGACGCGGGCAACACGGTCGTCGTGGTGGAGCACCACATGGGCGTCGTGGCGGCGTCCGACCACGTCATCGACCTGGGCCCCGGCGGAGGGGACGCCGGTGGGCGCGTGCTCGCCGTCGGGACTCCCGAACGGGTGGCCGGGGCGACCGGTAGTCGCACCGCGCCGTACCTCGCGGCGGCGCTGCCCGCCTGA
- a CDS encoding SDR family oxidoreductase: MTRDQYTFSDPRTLYPTISPEVQHQDEPGLQSQMTPVPDLGEETYRGTGRLQGRKALITGADSGIGAAVAIAYAREGADVALNYLPSEQSDADHVIALVEAAGQKAVALPGDLTSASFCRELVQKAVDGLGGLDAVVNVAGKQVWHEDIADITDEQFDLTFRTNVYAPFWIVKAAVPHLAPGSTIINTASAEAHTPAPDRLDYAATKGAVNNLSKGMAQQLITKGIRVNVVAPGPTWTVLQVTDGVDPESLPEFGSSEAPLGRAGQPAEQAPAYVFLASAESSFVSGETLNVNGGMVSP; the protein is encoded by the coding sequence ATGACCCGCGACCAGTACACCTTCTCCGACCCGCGCACGCTCTACCCCACGATCAGCCCCGAGGTGCAGCACCAGGACGAGCCCGGCCTGCAGTCGCAGATGACGCCCGTCCCCGACCTCGGCGAGGAGACCTACCGCGGCACGGGACGCCTGCAAGGTCGCAAGGCCCTCATCACGGGTGCCGACTCGGGCATCGGCGCCGCCGTCGCGATCGCCTACGCCCGCGAGGGTGCCGACGTCGCCCTGAACTACCTGCCGAGCGAACAGTCCGACGCCGACCACGTCATCGCGCTCGTCGAGGCCGCGGGGCAGAAGGCCGTGGCCCTCCCCGGGGACCTGACCAGTGCCTCCTTCTGTCGCGAACTGGTGCAGAAGGCGGTCGACGGACTCGGCGGCCTCGACGCCGTCGTCAACGTCGCCGGCAAGCAGGTCTGGCACGAGGACATCGCCGACATCACCGACGAGCAGTTCGACCTGACCTTCCGCACCAACGTCTACGCCCCGTTCTGGATCGTCAAGGCCGCCGTGCCGCACCTCGCCCCCGGCTCGACGATCATCAACACCGCCTCGGCCGAGGCCCACACGCCCGCGCCCGACCGCCTCGACTACGCCGCCACCAAGGGTGCGGTCAACAACCTGTCGAAGGGCATGGCGCAGCAGCTCATCACGAAGGGCATCCGCGTCAACGTCGTCGCGCCCGGCCCGACCTGGACCGTGCTGCAGGTGACCGACGGCGTCGACCCCGAGTCGCTGCCCGAGTTCGGCTCGAGCGAGGCCCCGCTCGGTCGCGCCGGCCAGCCCGCCGAGCAGGCACCGGCCTACGTGTTCCTCGCCTCGGCCGAGTCGAGCTTCGTCTCGGGCGAGACGCTCAACGTCAACGGCGGCATGGTCTCGCCGTAG
- a CDS encoding iron chaperone, whose product MSDTVVDQYIAGFPPERREALERVRRAIHAGCTDGVESLRYGMPAIRFEDGQTLYFAAWTRHLGIYPVPRFDEALEGDVSPHRRAKDTVAFGWGRPVPDQLVERISRAIACGAATIVDAPPPAFAVTR is encoded by the coding sequence ATGAGCGACACCGTGGTCGATCAGTACATCGCGGGGTTCCCGCCCGAGAGACGCGAAGCGCTCGAACGGGTGAGGCGGGCCATCCACGCCGGGTGCACAGACGGCGTCGAGAGCCTGCGGTACGGCATGCCGGCCATCCGCTTCGAGGACGGGCAGACGCTCTACTTCGCGGCATGGACGCGCCACCTCGGCATCTACCCCGTGCCCCGGTTCGACGAAGCCCTCGAAGGCGACGTCTCCCCTCACCGACGCGCCAAGGACACCGTCGCCTTCGGCTGGGGCCGCCCCGTCCCCGACCAGCTGGTCGAGCGGATCAGCCGCGCGATCGCGTGCGGCGCGGCGACGATCGTGGACGCCCCTCCCCCGGCGTTCGCCGTCACCCGCTGA
- a CDS encoding DUF4396 domain-containing protein — protein MVAASPVLTVGAFPVGFTFLSWTFIAIGVVCAVGVAVDVARRPQPMAVMNVVWPVTMLFGGVAWLLFYRRTARAAPRGLSRDERGSSMAVSVATGTSHCGAGCAIGDLVAEFALVAFPVIGVVVGRGTLYDDEIFAGWIIDFVLAFALGIVFQYFSIAPMRGLGLRAGIVAALKADALSISAWQVGMYGVMALAQFLVLPSLFGGRADVVSPEFWFVMQIAMLAGFATSYPVNWLLIRSGVKEAM, from the coding sequence ATGGTCGCCGCCTCACCTGTCCTGACCGTCGGCGCGTTCCCCGTCGGGTTCACGTTCCTCTCGTGGACCTTCATCGCCATCGGTGTCGTCTGCGCGGTCGGCGTCGCGGTAGACGTGGCCCGTCGCCCTCAGCCGATGGCCGTGATGAACGTGGTGTGGCCCGTGACGATGCTGTTCGGCGGGGTCGCGTGGCTGCTGTTCTATCGCCGGACCGCGCGCGCCGCCCCGCGAGGACTGAGCCGGGACGAGCGCGGGAGTTCGATGGCGGTCTCCGTCGCCACGGGCACCAGCCACTGCGGCGCGGGTTGCGCGATCGGCGACCTCGTCGCGGAGTTCGCCCTCGTCGCCTTCCCCGTCATCGGCGTCGTCGTCGGCCGGGGCACCCTGTACGACGACGAGATCTTCGCCGGCTGGATCATCGACTTCGTCCTCGCCTTCGCTCTCGGGATCGTGTTCCAGTACTTCTCCATCGCCCCGATGCGCGGCCTCGGCCTCCGAGCCGGCATCGTGGCCGCCCTCAAGGCCGACGCCCTGTCGATCTCGGCGTGGCAGGTCGGAATGTACGGGGTCATGGCGCTGGCCCAGTTCCTCGTCCTGCCCTCACTCTTCGGCGGGCGCGCGGACGTCGTCAGTCCGGAATTCTGGTTCGTCATGCAGATCGCCATGCTCGCCGGGTTCGCGACCTCCTACCCCGTCAACTGGCTCCTCATCAGGTCGGGCGTGAAAGAAGCGATGTGA
- the sigK gene encoding ECF RNA polymerase sigma factor SigK, with the protein MSLAPAPPVGTERSDDDLLVLVAEGNQQAFAVFYDRTAARVLGLVRRILVDPAQSEEVTQEIFLEAWQTAGRFDPARGKASSWLLTMAHRRAVDRVRASQSSRDRDLAVGAKEFVDARDDVAETAETRVEHERVTKAMRTLTDLQQQALELVYFGGLSHSEAAREAGVAIGTMKTRIRDSLITLRRLIAETEAA; encoded by the coding sequence ATGTCTCTTGCACCTGCGCCACCCGTGGGGACCGAGCGCTCCGACGACGACCTCCTCGTCCTCGTCGCCGAAGGCAACCAGCAAGCCTTCGCGGTCTTCTACGACCGGACGGCTGCCCGTGTCCTCGGACTGGTCCGTCGCATCCTGGTCGATCCGGCGCAGTCCGAGGAGGTCACGCAGGAGATCTTCCTGGAGGCCTGGCAGACCGCCGGGCGCTTCGATCCCGCGCGTGGCAAGGCATCGTCGTGGTTGCTCACGATGGCGCACCGCCGCGCCGTCGACCGGGTGCGCGCCTCCCAGTCCTCACGCGACCGCGACCTCGCGGTCGGTGCCAAGGAATTCGTCGACGCACGGGACGACGTGGCGGAGACGGCCGAGACCCGGGTCGAGCACGAGCGAGTGACGAAGGCCATGCGCACCTTGACCGACCTGCAGCAGCAAGCCCTCGAGCTGGTGTACTTCGGCGGGCTGAGCCACAGCGAGGCTGCCCGTGAGGCCGGCGTCGCCATCGGGACGATGAAGACCCGCATCCGCGATTCCCTGATCACCCTCCGTCGACTGATCGCAGAAACGGAAGCGGCCTGA
- a CDS encoding VanZ family protein — translation MLSTVLALVPWLAFSVLVGVVVVGPVAGLWLVGRRRTTGVLLGLAVLAVLALTLYPDGAPYPGITCNPGLPYLSPTAVESTANVLLFVPVSFFAGVLWRRPVVAVLGAVALSGAIELLQALVVVIGRACDTSDWITNTVGAVVGGVLAASALTWHRRRTPGARGRLGG, via the coding sequence GTGCTCTCGACCGTGCTCGCCCTGGTGCCGTGGCTCGCCTTCTCGGTCCTGGTCGGCGTCGTCGTCGTCGGTCCGGTCGCCGGACTGTGGCTCGTGGGACGCCGACGGACGACCGGCGTTCTCCTCGGCCTGGCAGTGCTCGCGGTCCTGGCGCTCACGCTGTACCCGGATGGCGCGCCCTACCCGGGCATCACGTGCAACCCGGGCCTGCCGTACCTCTCGCCCACTGCGGTGGAGTCGACCGCGAACGTCCTCTTGTTCGTCCCGGTCTCGTTCTTCGCGGGGGTGCTCTGGCGACGACCGGTGGTGGCAGTTCTCGGTGCCGTCGCACTGTCGGGTGCCATCGAGCTGCTCCAGGCGCTGGTGGTGGTGATCGGTCGGGCCTGCGACACGAGTGACTGGATCACCAACACCGTCGGTGCCGTCGTGGGGGGCGTGCTCGCGGCGAGTGCCCTCACCTGGCATCGACGCCGCACGCCCGGTGCGCGAGGCCGCCTCGGCGGCTAG
- a CDS encoding nuclear transport factor 2 family protein: MTNDLTTRSPSRRLARGTAVLAGVALLTGLGVATPAAAAPGTPPKSTVTAAADRRDSTTEHRNACSVRTLLTQTFADPDGTSSRELAARLVSPTAVAHGAGTAAGPEGLLAQFAADRIRVPGAHAVIKHVAADGDLVAVHWQITPDPGDERRGDAAVDLFRLEHGRIVEHWSLEQPVPTGTPASGNTNSMFSDLYRPARPTAAPSERQEERNRVLAVSAYDTLFRDHDPSILDRAFDPAYLQHNPVAPNGTAALKQLFGSGAQFPAQQSVISLSDGDIVWTFSQAVGAKPGDPLLAADLFRIDGGLIREHWDVVPTD, encoded by the coding sequence ATGACGAACGACCTGACCACGCGCAGCCCCTCCCGCCGCCTCGCCCGCGGCACGGCCGTCCTCGCCGGAGTCGCCCTCCTCACCGGACTCGGCGTCGCCACGCCGGCGGCCGCTGCTCCCGGGACCCCACCGAAGTCGACCGTGACGGCTGCCGCGGACCGGCGGGACAGCACCACCGAACACCGCAACGCCTGCTCCGTGCGGACGCTCCTCACCCAGACCTTCGCCGACCCGGACGGCACGTCCTCCCGCGAGCTCGCAGCCCGGCTCGTCTCCCCGACCGCGGTCGCGCACGGAGCAGGGACCGCCGCGGGGCCGGAGGGACTCCTCGCCCAGTTCGCGGCGGACCGCATCCGCGTTCCCGGTGCCCACGCCGTGATCAAACACGTCGCAGCCGACGGCGACCTCGTCGCGGTGCACTGGCAGATCACGCCGGACCCCGGCGACGAACGACGCGGTGACGCCGCCGTCGACCTGTTCCGCCTCGAGCACGGCCGGATCGTCGAGCACTGGTCGCTCGAGCAGCCCGTTCCGACCGGCACACCGGCCAGCGGGAACACGAACTCGATGTTCAGCGACCTCTACCGGCCGGCGCGTCCGACCGCCGCGCCGTCGGAACGTCAGGAAGAACGCAATCGCGTCCTCGCGGTGTCGGCGTACGACACGCTGTTCCGGGACCACGACCCGTCGATCCTCGACCGCGCGTTCGACCCCGCGTACCTGCAGCACAACCCGGTGGCTCCGAACGGGACGGCAGCGCTGAAGCAGCTGTTCGGAAGCGGTGCGCAGTTCCCGGCGCAGCAGTCCGTCATCTCGCTCTCGGACGGCGACATCGTCTGGACCTTCTCGCAGGCGGTCGGCGCGAAGCCCGGGGACCCGCTGCTCGCGGCCGACCTGTTCCGCATCGACGGCGGCCTCATCCGCGAGCACTGGGACGTGGTCCCCACCGACTAG